Proteins from a genomic interval of Candidatus Sysuiplasma acidicola:
- a CDS encoding aspartate carbamoyltransferase regulatory subunit, which yields MKELKIQPIRNGTVIDHIDTGMSLNVLRILGITGENVNSTISVVMHVRSKKEEWKDIVKIEDRELYAKEVDRIALIAPRATINIIRDYNVAEKRKVKIPALVRGIVRCANPNCITNGNEPAESIFSVYRERPLTLKCHYCDRVQSKVEEYVI from the coding sequence ATGAAAGAACTCAAGATACAGCCGATCAGGAACGGCACAGTTATAGACCATATAGACACGGGCATGTCGCTGAATGTTCTGCGCATACTGGGCATCACCGGCGAGAACGTGAACAGCACGATCAGTGTTGTAATGCACGTGCGCAGCAAGAAGGAGGAGTGGAAGGACATAGTGAAGATAGAGGACAGGGAACTGTATGCCAAGGAAGTGGACCGAATAGCGCTCATAGCGCCGCGGGCAACGATCAACATCATCAGGGATTACAATGTTGCAGAAAAGAGAAAGGTGAAGATACCGGCGCTTGTCAGGGGCATCGTCCGATGCGCCAATCCCAACTGCATCACAAACGGCAATGAGCCGGCCGAAAGCATCTTCTCCGTGTACAGGGAAAGGCCCCTCACGCTCAAGTGCCATTACTGCGACAGGGTGCAGTCGAAGGTAGAGGAATACGTCATCTGA
- the pyrB gene encoding aspartate carbamoyltransferase, with translation MARAQFSDFVSIRDFTKEQINAVLNRSSQMVPYASAEKRTDVMRGRILGTLFYEPSTRTRLSFEAAMLRMGGSVMGFSTPMGTSVEKGETLSDTIRVTESYADMLVIRHPLEGAARLAADLSSKPVINAGDGAGQHPTQTVLDLYTMIEAKGKLEGLNVVLLGDLKFGRTVHSLAEALSMFGANITLVAPQSLQMTRDVIAQIELNGVKPKTGISLEDAVKDADILYVTRIQKERFPDAAEYAKVSGSYRIDMKLLAHAKSTMSVMHPLPRINEISPEVDATEHSLYFRQAANGIPVRMAILCMLMGLDV, from the coding sequence ATGGCAAGGGCGCAGTTTTCGGATTTCGTATCTATAAGGGATTTCACGAAGGAGCAGATAAACGCAGTGCTCAATAGATCGAGTCAGATGGTGCCGTACGCCTCCGCAGAGAAGAGAACCGATGTCATGAGAGGAAGGATACTGGGAACGCTCTTCTACGAACCTTCTACGAGAACGCGGCTTTCATTTGAGGCGGCCATGCTGAGGATGGGCGGTTCGGTCATGGGATTCTCGACTCCAATGGGAACATCTGTGGAGAAGGGGGAAACTCTTTCGGACACGATTCGCGTTACCGAATCGTATGCGGACATGCTGGTGATAAGGCATCCGCTCGAAGGGGCTGCCAGACTCGCTGCGGATTTGAGTTCCAAGCCAGTCATCAATGCCGGAGACGGCGCAGGGCAGCATCCCACCCAGACTGTGCTCGATCTGTATACTATGATAGAGGCGAAGGGAAAGCTCGAGGGCCTGAACGTCGTCCTTCTCGGTGATCTTAAATTTGGCCGCACGGTTCACTCGCTTGCAGAAGCTCTTTCAATGTTTGGCGCAAACATAACGCTTGTCGCACCGCAATCTCTTCAGATGACAAGGGATGTCATTGCGCAGATTGAGCTGAACGGCGTGAAGCCGAAAACCGGAATTTCGCTGGAGGATGCGGTGAAGGATGCAGATATACTGTATGTAACGCGCATACAGAAGGAGCGCTTCCCTGATGCCGCTGAATACGCAAAGGTGTCCGGAAGCTACAGGATCGACATGAAACTCCTTGCGCACGCGAAATCAACAATGTCTGTGATGCATCCGCTCCCCCGCATCAATGAGATTTCACCCGAGGTCGACGCCACGGAACACTCGCTCTATTTCAGGCAGGCGGCCAACGGCATACCTGTCAGAATGGCGATACTCTGCATGCTTATGGGGCTGGATGTATGA